AAAGCCGAACTCTCGTGGTGAGACATGGTGTTCGCGAGGTCGAGGAGTATGCTCTTTATGTCGTCCTCCGCGCCCGCCGCGGCAAGCTCTGCCCCGTGCGCCCCGGCGCTGTTCTCAAAGGCGGCAAGCCTCCTTGCGTCCTCGTCCGTAGCCTCGAAGCTAAGAAAGAAGGTCTCTATGCCGATGGCGTCCTTGTTCGAGGCGGCGTTGGCGTGTATGCTTATGAAAAGGTCCGCTCCGTTCCTGTTGGCAAAGGCAGTCCTCTCCTCGAGGGGGATGAAGACGTCGGCGGTCCTGGTAAGGAGCACCCTCAAGTCGTCCCTTTTCTTCAGGGTCTCCGCAAGGCCCAGGGCGAGCCTCAGGGTCACGTCCTTTTCCTCAAGCCCGGACGGCCCCTTTGCGCCGGTGTCCTCTCCGCCGTGTCCGGGGTCGATAACGACCACCATGGGGCCGGACACCCGCGATTCCGCGCCG
The genomic region above belongs to Deltaproteobacteria bacterium and contains:
- a CDS encoding N-acetylmuramoyl-L-alanine amidase — encoded protein: MGKYLLAASVLLIALSFSAAANGAESRVSGPMVVVIDPGHGGEDTGAKGPSGLEEKDVTLRLALGLAETLKKRDDLRVLLTRTADVFIPLEERTAFANRNGADLFISIHANAASNKDAIGIETFFLSFEATDEDARRLAAFENSAGAHGAELAAAGAEDDIKSILLDLANTMSHHESSAFAEMVHTTMVGGTGRENRGVKQAPFTVLVGATMPAVLIEVGFISNPSEEKWLSKADGQARLAESIAEGILSFKDALARKRGYIEVSGRD